Proteins from one Kwoniella shivajii chromosome 1, complete sequence genomic window:
- a CDS encoding glutamate-tRNA ligase, whose protein sequence is MRGNTLPLIRSFRPRSIGCKRCHSTSTSTVNPASTSTSISPISPRLRFAPSPTGHLHLGGLRTALFNHLLARKWKGKWLLRIEDTDRTRFTEGAVDSLRGALEWAGLDYDEGVGIGGKHGPYTQSERLDIYHHYTKELLSRDEAYECFCSPDELQAIKLSLHQQGQRNSYDGRCRHISDEERTRKKKAGEKYVVRYKSSSQDMEIPPDLIFGDNQPSAPTSEFDDFVLMKSDGWPTYHLASVVDDHLMEITHVLRGEEWLPSIPKHHSLYKAFGWKPPQFAHLPLLCNPDGTKLSKRKGDTFVQHYMKQGYEPSALLNFLALMGWDYHSALSTQTTLDPHIRNDGHSLYELFTLDQLINSFDINHVAHRKAAVNMSKLDFLNKMTLRRMAGRLGDDGLMVNAGKMSHDHEKEQEERRGLIERFQSGLKDEKALKGCELVDNIDYVEKVFDAELPRTTILNEMPLYSIFYFLPPAYTCHESQSILKDLNLRIYSQYVTLFADTLQSHPSIRNKSLDVDTVWDVIHHSLDQLKLDKKPKLLVPIRHALTERKKGPSVPELITILGLDETLSRLRKGVEYVGQLDQSRRKDKDE, encoded by the exons ATGAGAGGGAATACATTACCGCTTATAAGATCGTTTCGACCCAGATCAATAGGGTGTAAACGATGTcattccacctccacttccaCCGTCAATCcagcatcaacatcgacatcgatatcACCTATTTCACCTAGACTCCGATTCGCTCCTTCCCCTACTGGGCATCTCCATCTAGGAGGATTAAGAACTGCTCTGTTCAATCATCTTTTAGCTAGGAaatggaaagggaaatggCTGTTGAGGATTGAAGATACCGATAGG ACGAGATTCACAGAAGGGGCTGTGGACAGTCTAAGAGGTGCGTTAGAATGGGCAGGATTAGATTATGATGAAG GTGTCGGGATAGGAGGGAAACACGGACCCTATACACAA TCAGAGAGACTggatatatatcatcattacaCGAAAGAGCTTTTATCA CGAGACGAGGCGTATGAGTGTTTTTGCTCACCAGACGAATTACAAGCTATAAAATTATCATTACAtcaacaaggtcaaagaAATAGTTATGATGGTAGATGTAGACATataagtgatgaagagaggactaggaaaaagaaagctgGTGAGAAATACGTTGTGAGATATAAG TCGTCATCACAAGATATGGAAATACCACCTGATTTGATATTTGGCGATAATCAACCTTCAGCACCAAcatctgaatttgatgatttcgttttGATGAAATCTGATGGATGGCCGACATATCATTTGGCGAGTGTTGTAGATGATCACCTAATGGAGATTACCCACGTACTACGAGGGGAA GAATGGTTACCGTCGATACCGAAACATCATTCCTTATATAAAGCATTCGGTTGGAAACCACCTCAATTTGCCCACTTACCATTGTTGTGTAATCCTGATGGAACAAAGTTGAGTAAGAGGAAAGGAGATACTTTCGTACAACATTATATG AAACAAGGGTATGAACCTTCAGCATTATTAAATTTCCTAGCTTTAATGGGATGGGATTATCATTCTGCGCTGTCGACTCAAACGACACTTGATCCGCATATACGTAATGATGGCCATTCATTATATGAATTATTCACATTAGATCAATTGATAAATTCATTTGATATAAATCATGTAGCACATAGGAAAGCGGCTGTTAACATGTCAAAATTAGATTTCTTGAACAAGATGACATTGAGGAGGATGGCAGGTAgattaggtgatgatgggttAATGGTCAATGCTGGTAAAATGAGTCATGATC atgaaaaagaacaagaggaaagaagaggctTGATCGAGAGATTCCAATCTGGActgaaggatgaaaaggcTCTGAAAGGATG TGAATTAGTGGATAATATCGACTATGTCGAAAAGGTATTCGATGCTGAACTG CCTCGAACCACGATACTGAATGAAATGCCACTATATTCGATATTTTACTTTTTACCCCCGGCATATACTTGTCACGAATCACAGTCAATATTGAAAGACTTGAATCTAAGGATATACA GTCAATACGTCACGTTATTCGCAGATACGTTACAATCCCATCCGAGCATAAGGAATAAATCATTAGATGTAGATACAGTTTGGGAtgtcattcatcattcattgGATCAATTGAAACTAGATAAAAAACCGAAATTACTAGTTCCTATAAGACATGCTCTAACAGAGAGGAAA AAAGGTCCTAGTGTACCTGAATTAATCACTATTCTAGGTTTAGATGAAACGCTTTCAAGACTCAGGAAAGGTGTAGAATACGTAGGTCAACTTGACCAATCGAGGAGAAAAGACAAGGACGAGTGA
- a CDS encoding 6-phosphogluconate dehydrogenase, decarboxylating 1 encodes MSSELADVGLIGLAVMGQNLILNMNDKGFKVCAYNRTTSKVDAFLANEAKGTNIIGAHSIQELTSKLKTPRRIILLVKAGQAVDDFIAQLEPHLEKGDIIIDGGNSHYPDSIRRTHELEAKGLLFVGSGVSGGEEGARNGPSLMPGGSDAAWPHIKEIFQKTAAQAEGEPCCDWVGETGSGHYVKMVHNGIEYGDMQLIAEAYDILKRGLDLDESEIADIFTKWNTGVLDSFLIEITRDILKFNDTDGVPMVRKILDKAGQKGTGKWTAIDALDNGMPLTLIGEAVFARCLSAVKDERVRASKLIAGPERQPFQGDKQQFIDDLEQALYASKIISYAQGFMLMREAAKVNSWHLNNAGIAAMWRGGCIIKSVFLSDITGAYRENPDLENLLTAPFFLKALATAQAGWRRVIAQSTLWGIPIPAFTTALSFFDGYRTETLPANLIQAQRDFFGAHTFRVVPGMGNDHLSESEDVHVRWTATSGNVSSSTYNA; translated from the exons ATGTCTTCTGAACT TGCCGACGTTGGTCTTATCGGTTTGGCCGTTATG GGTCAAAACTTGATCCTTAACATGAACGACAAAGGATTCAAGGTCTGTGCCTACAACCG AACTACCTCAAAGGTCGATGCTTTCCTTGCCAACGAGGCCAAAG GAACCAACATCATTGGAGCTCACTCTATCCAAGAACTTACTTCCAAGCTTAAGACTCCTCGACGAATTATCTTACTCGTCAAAGCCGGTCAAGCCGTTGATGACTTCATCGCTCAACTCGAACCTCACCttgagaaaggtgatatcatcatcgacgGTGGTAACTCCCACTACCCTGACTCCATCCGACGAACCCACGAGCTCGAAGCCAAGGGTTTACTCTTCGTCGGTTCAGGTGTATCAGGTGGTGAGGAAGGTGCTAGAAACGGTCCTTCTTTGATGCCCGGTGGTTCCGATGCCGCTTGGCCCCACATCAAGGAAATTTTCC AAAAAACCgctgctcaagctgaaggtgaaccTTGTTGTGATTGGGTCGGTGAAACCGGTTCAGGACATTACGTCAAGATGGTTCACAACGGTATCGAATACGGAGACATGCAATTGATCGCCGAAGCTTACGATATCCTCAAACGAGGTCTCGACCTCGACGAGTCAGAGATCGCCGACATCTTCaccaag TGGAACACCGGTGTCCTCGACTCTTTCCTCATCGAGATCACCCGAGATATCCTCAAATTCAACGACACTGACGGTGTCCCCATGGTCCGAAAGATTCTCGACAAAGCCGGTCAAAAAGGTACCGGTAAATGGACTGCCATCGATGCCCTCGACAACGGTATGCCCCTCACCCTTATCGGTGAAGCCGTCTTTGCTCGATGTCTTTCTGCCGTTAAAGACGAGCGAGTAAGAGCATCCAAGCTCATCGCTGGTCCCGAGAGACAACCCTTCCAAGGTGACAAACAACAATTCATCGA TGACCTCGAGCAAGCTCTTTACGCTTCCAAGATCATTTCATACGCTCAAGGTTTCATGCTCATGAGAGAAGCTGCCAAGGTCAACAGCTGGCACTTGAACAACGCCGGTATCGCTGCCATGTGGAGAGGTGGATGTATCATTAAATCCGTTTTCCTTTCCGACATCACCGGTGCTTACCGAGAAAACCCCGATCTTGAAAACTTGTTGACCGCTCCATTCTTCTTGAAAGCTTTGGCTACCGCTCAAGCAGGTTGGAGACGAGTTATCGCTCAATCTACACTTTGGGGTATCCCAATCCCTGCTTTCACCACTGCtctttcattcttcgatGGTTACAGAACTGAAACTTTACCTGCAAACCTTATTCAAGCTCAACGTGATTTCTTCGGTGCTCACACTTTCAGAGTTGTCCCAGGAATGGGTAACGACCACCTcagtgaaagtgaagatgttCACGTCAGATGGACCGCTACTTCCGGTaacgtttcttcttccacttaCAACGCTTAA